The window GCTGGTGTATTGGCCTTTCAGCCGCACTGAGTATTCCTGCGAACCGCGTTTGAAGTTTCCCGCCGGCATGTCAATGTTCTGCGCGGCAAGGAGTTGCAGAAGCTGGGGCATCGATATCCTGTTTTCATGGACAATCCGGTCCTTGAGGGTCACCTCTATCTGGCGTTTGGCGCCTCCGGTAATGCTCACTTCACCAACTCCTGCAATCTGGCCGAAGCGGTCTTTCAGCTTGGTGTCTGCCAGTTCGTAGAGCTCCCGGCCGTCCATGTTTCCGCTCAATATGATGTCCATGAAGGGCACGGCGTTCATGTTCAGCTTCATCACTATAGGCTTTTCGATGGCGTCGGGGAGGTCGCGCTGGATGGCATCTATCTTGTCTTTGACTTCCTGGTTGGCGATATCCACATTTTTCTTCATTTTGAATGCCACCATGATGATGCTGGCGTTATCAAGCGAATAGGACTGGGTGTAATCGACCAGGCTGACGGTGGCGAGGGCGTCCTCTATCTTTTTGGTGACCTGGGTTTCCACTGTGGAAGGCCCCGCGCCGGGATAGACCGTTTGGATGACGATGAAGGGCAGATTGACCTCCGGCATCAGGTTCAGCGGCAGCGCGAACCAGGCCAGGACACCGAAAACCACGAAGACCAGCACGACCATGCTGATCAGCACGGGGCGTTTTACTGAGAGGTCGGAAAGAATCATGCCGCCTCCTCTATTTCACCACGCGGATGCGCGCGTTTTCCGAAAGCAGGTTGATTCCCTCTGTGATAAGCTGGTCACCGGGCTGGAGGCCCGATACCACTTCGAACTGGAGCTGGTTGTCCATTCCGGTTTCGATGGGGCGTTTGGCCGCTTTGCCGTTTTCATCCACCCACACGTATTTTTGTCCATTTTCGGTGACGATGTGTTCGCGGTTCACAACGATGGCGTCAGCCTGCGACTGGGTGTGCAGCCTGATTTCGGCAGTGGCGCCGTAGCTGATGCGCTGCCCCGCCGCCGGTAAACTCACTTCCACAGGCACCGCCTGGGTGTAGGGGTCCAGGGCGAGGGAGATTTTGCTTACCCGTCCCGTCAGTTCCATATCCCCGATGGTGGCGGTGGCAGAAGTTCCGATTTTGATGCTGCGCGCCACTTTGTCGGGAACGGTGAACTTGGCTTTGTAGCCGCCGGTTCCGGAAACGGCAAAGAGTATCTGGCCCGGATGGCTCATCTCGCCGGGATTCACAGCCAGGCTGGTCAGCACTCCGCTGATAGGTGAGGTGACGGTGATAAGCTGGCGGCTGGCTTCCAGATTGGCCTGGGCGAGCTTGAACTGGGTTT of the Candidatus Cloacimonadota bacterium genome contains:
- a CDS encoding efflux RND transporter periplasmic adaptor subunit, giving the protein MKQTIITVICCLALLLAACGGKDQAGKSMEQLHKEQGIPVRVKTVAAENFSKDLSYNATLGGSSESYGLSMLAEVVAGVHAKVGDRVSAGQVIVTFPKTTPSAQFEQASTGYNAARQAYERVKNLQAAGAVSQQDLDNAETQFKLAQANLEASRQLITVTSPISGVLTSLAVNPGEMSHPGQILFAVSGTGGYKAKFTVPDKVARSIKIGTSATATIGDMELTGRVSKISLALDPYTQAVPVEVSLPAAGQRISYGATAEIRLHTQSQADAIVVNREHIVTENGQKYVWVDENGKAAKRPIETGMDNQLQFEVVSGLQPGDQLITEGINLLSENARIRVVK